A single region of the Nomia melanderi isolate GNS246 chromosome 12, iyNomMela1, whole genome shotgun sequence genome encodes:
- the LOC116426167 gene encoding uncharacterized protein LOC116426167, translating into MNQQCKVCGEPAAGFHFGAFTCEGCKSFFGRTYNNLSSISECKNGGVCVINKKNRTACKACRLRKCLMVGMSKSGSRYGRRSNWFKIHCLLQEQTNGNQSVNVTPGAGSPFGPGFLPGFLPQTPGQQTSGVYKDGKDRASPSQEDLALQSHLLHVAMLKQERERGNKSPHPDDVALQNQLRLLAWQKERERVSNPQQPPSTPPRDTTPPPFFKQQQQHSASPMFPMNFAQKEVCVPSSPSDVFRPFLPTYKRSADTPSDSGASSVDGGDGQDTESRSNSALSYFKASAASPTLSERDFPARKINATVTLTTGYHPHQSLGLVYPPPGLVTPAASQHSPRGGDLLLVSPSPGGLAVEQDEPIDLSVRSSRSSPRPSQSSEEDNRSNDNDCDRDSPAKEEATTKSKPLDLTLGVKRPTELPLSL; encoded by the coding sequence TCGTTCTTCGGCCGTACCTACAACAACCTGAGCAGCATCTCGGAATGCAAGAACGGCGGCGTGTGCGTGATCAACAAGAAGAACCGCACCGCGTGCAAGGCTTGCCGGTTGCGCAAGTGCCTGATGGTCGGGATGTCGAAGTCGGGCTCGCGTTACGGCCGCCGCTCGAATTGGTTCAAGATCCACTGCCTCCTACAGGAGCAAACCAACGGGAACCAGAGCGTAAACGTGACGCCTGGCGCGGGATCACCGTTTGGCCCGGGCTTCTTGCCTGGTTTCCTGCCGCAGACACCCGGACAGCAAACGAGCGGAGTCTACAAGGACGGGAAGGACCGCGCGTCACCTAGTCAAGAGGACCTAGCCCTCCAGTCGCACCTGCTGCACGTGGCGATGCTGAAGCAAGAGCGCGAAAGGGGCAACAAGTCACCTCACCCCGACGATGTGGCTCTCCAGAACCAACTGCGCCTGCTGGCTTGGCAGAAGGAGCGCGAGAGAGTCAGCAATCCTCAGCAGCCACCCAGCACACCTCCGAGAGACACTACGCCTCCACCCTTCTTcaaacagcaacaacagcactCGGCGTCGCCGATGTTCCCCATGAACTTTGCTCAAAAGGAGGTCTGCGTGCCTTCCAGCCCGTCAGACGTGTTCCGGCCGTTCCTACCGACGTACAAGAGATCGGCGGATACACCTAGCGACAGCGGCGCGTCGTCGGTAGACGGTGGAGACGGCCAGGACACCGAGTCCAGGAGTAACTCAGCGCTCAGCTACTTCAAAGCCAGCGCTGCGTCTCCGACACTTTCGGAAAGGGACTTCCCAGCGAGGAAGATCAACGCTACGGTGACACTGACGACCGGTTACCATCCTCATCAGAGTCTAGGCCTGGTCTACCCGCCGCCAGGTTTGGTCACGCCAGCAGCGTCCCAGCACTCGCCTAGAGGAGGCGACCTGCTGCTAGTCAGCCCGAGTCCGGGTGGTCTAGCGGTCGAGCAGGACGAACCCATCGACCTCAGCGTCAGGTCCAGCAGAAGCTCCCCTAGACCTAGCCAGTCGTCCGAGGAGGACAACAGATCGAACGACAACGACTGCGATCGAGATAGTCCAGCCAAGGAGGAGGCCACCACCAAGAGCAAACCGTTGGACCTGACGCTGGGTGTGAAGAGGCCAACGGAGTTGCCTCTGTCGCTGTGA